In the Nostoc sp. 'Peltigera membranacea cyanobiont' N6 genome, CAGATTTAGAAACACGCTTTTAGGCATTGGTGCAACAGCAGCAGCGTTAGCCCTTGGCTACTTCGGAGTGCAGTACTTCGGCAGAAACAATATGTTCACCATTGCCGCAGCTGTTGGGGGTGGAGGTGCAATCAGCTATGTACTTCAAAAACCGAACCAGCCACAAGCCCCAAGTAATCAGCCAGAACCCCAACCCACACCGATGAAAACCCAAAGGAAAGGGAAAAAGTTATGAGCGACCAAGAAACCATGCAGACACAGCCAAGCCTAACGACCACCGAAATCATGACCATCATCCTGGGTTGCGAACAAACTCTAAGGTTTGTGCAAGCATCTCCCAATTACAAGCAAATCGAAGCCTCCGACCGATTCAGTACATCGAATGACTTAAAGATGGGTGATGCTGTGCAAGCCTTGATGGAGATTCACGAAGCAATCCTAAATATCGAGTTTTATTCGCAAGTTGAGGGACAAACAAATGCTTTCAACGACAGCCTTACAGCGTAATCATCTGTACCAATTCCGTGGTCAACAACTGCGCTACAGCCATCGCTCTAATTGTCGAGTCAATGCACCTTTCATATTCAATGACTCGAAAGGCAGGCGAAGAGAATTAAGCCAAAACCAAGTGCAGAGGGAGGTTTTTGAATTAAATGAGTTTTGTGAAAACTGATGATGAAGCGATCGCACGAGCCGCCAAGCACAGCGATCGCCCCACTGAGTATGTATCTCTCGCCGCTTTCACGAAAGTACACAAGGATTCTAACAAATGACACTTGACTACAGAAATCCCAACGATTGGGGCAAATCACCGCTAACTGACCGCGCTTTGAGATTAGAGCAATTCAAAGCAGAAAATCCTGAACAGTGGGCAGCAAGGATTGAGGCAGATATTGAGGCGCTTTCCACACCGCTAGAAGAAAGTGAAGATTACCCACCCTTCACCGGAACCGAATTTTTAGCAACTCATTCAACTATCGATGACCATCCATACTCTGCTGCATTTGGTCAATTCTTAGGCAATGGGATTGACGCGGACATTGCAAATATCTTGGCGTTTGGTGAGAACAGATTTGATTTAATCTCTGATGATTTTGACGACCCCGTAAGGCAATTAGCAACGAGAATTTATAACCGATTTGAAGAGATGGGTTACTGGGATAAGTTGCCCCAATCATCCAGCAATATCGACTATGACTACATCCCTTATTAGGAGAATAAATGGCACGTAATTTTGGAGCAGCAAAACTCAAAAACCATATTCCCAACAATGCCCCCGGTACTTTAGGAGCAATGGGGAGACTGTTTGATGTGTCGGCATCAGAGTTCAACAAAGCCCTCCTTGGCGACCAAACGGTAATCACCAAAATTGCAGACATGGCGCGACTGTCTGACACAGCTAAGGCTAATCTGCCTAAAGCTTTGGAGGCATATCGGAAAATCATTGAAACAACTGGGGATGTAAACCAAGCCTATGCCGAACTGGTGCAACTGACCCAGAAGCACGGAACGCAAACCCTGAAAGCTATCAACACTAGTAAGACAGGAGAGCAGCGTTTCAAAAACGAGATGTCCGAGATGCAAGCGGAACACGTCAACGCCACCACTGCGGAGGCCACCCGTCACGCGCAGCGCTCATCCTTGATTCAGATATCTGGGGCCACAGCAGACCTTATGGCGATCGCAAAATATGAGGCTGATTTAATCAAAGCTTCTAACAAAGTGCCAGAAGCCCAAGACGCAGCAGATCGCGCTTATGAAACCGCAGTTACTAGCGCACTGTGGACTAATGGCAGTGAAGCGAAAACCGACCGCATACCAAAGCCTAATTACTCGCGCACTGCTGGGATTAGCCGAGTAGGGCAGTGGTTCCGCAACTTTATGGGCATTTAAACCATAGGTAAGTCGAAAGCCAGTTGTGACGGTAAACTCTGGCTTTTTCTGTTTCACCCCAGGCGAGGTAAACATGAATGAAATTGATTCCCTATTATCACAGTTCCAAAACACCAGTGAACAGTCCACACCGTTAATGTGGGGTGAAACTACTTCAGAAAAACCGACCCCAGAGAGCGAAGATGGCGAACGGCTAGAACAGTCTGTTCGTGATGTCTTCAGTAACAAACAACTGCTAAACAAAGCCTTAGCCACATTCCTGGGTGTGTTTACTGCCAATGCTGGAGTCAGCCTACTAACGAGTTTGGGAATTGGGGCGATCGCTTCTGGCACTTTAAGCAGCATTGTGCTGGGTTTATTTTTCGCCAACACCCTAACAAAAATTCAATACGACGGCAGAATCCACATTGGTAAAGACTTTATGGTGGCGACTGCTCAGACTGCAAGTGTAGGGGCAACTCTTTGGGTAGCGTTTGACGAGTATCGAATGGTGTCAGGAGCAACTAATACAGGTAAGACAAGGTTTTATTCAGAAGTAAGACAGTACGAAGTTAAGCCCAGCCCCCAGACTGACACCCCTTGGCTAATGATCGGGTTGGCTGCTTTTGGGTTGTTGGTGATTGCAGCTATGACGAGGGGGAAAAGCCAATGAAACGTAAGCAGTTTGAGGATTATTTACGATCAGGAACAGCCAACAATATTACTGTGGGGGTGCTGGCGGCCATTGGGTTAATTTGTGGGGCAAAGTCATTTACAGGAACTCAGATTAGTTTAGTTGAATATTGCTTCATCCCCTCAACACTAAAAAATCCGGTTAATCGTCAAAGGTACTGCACTCCCAACAAGCGTTACATAATGCCCGAATCGGAGTTTTATGCTGAAGCTTATGCCCCAGCTAACCCAGAGTTTCAGCGTGATAACTTCCTGCCAACCAAAGCTACCCGTCTAAGAATAATAGAACCAAGTAACCCGGATAAGGCTTTGTGGGGATTAGCTTCAGTGTTATTCCTTGGTGGAGCTTATGGGTTATCCAAAGCTAGGGAATGGCGATTAATCCAACTAATGCCCTCTGTTCGAGAAGAAATTCGTAGCAATTGGTTAATTTCTAAACTTTGGTCAGGGTTAAAGCTCCATAAGGAAGCATATAGCGCCCAACTAGATTACGAATTCCACCAATGGACGGAGAATAGACGGGTAAGAGAAGCGCAGTTGTCAAAAATGACACCGCAAGAGTTAGCCATCTTTCAGGAGCAAGTGAGGTTAAGGGCAGAAGCCGAAGCACAAGTGCAACTGCAACAGGTAACGGGTCAACCAGTCGGCGCATTACCGGGGCAATCAATGCAGGATATCGCCAGGGGTGACGATAAAGTTACTGGCTCTCAACAGCAGACATTACAACAAAATACTGCCCAAAGTCTTCACCCATCAGAATCTCTTGCCCTCAATACTTTGCAAGCCCTAGCCAGAGCCGATAGCTCCACTGCTTTAGTTGCCGCACCGGGAAGCGGTAAATCGGTAACGCTCAATTACTTAATTCAGAAAATCTTGGCGGATTACAAGAGTGCTGATATCTGGGTAATTAGTGCTAAGAATGATAGTTTTTGTGGTTTACGAGAGAAGGAGCGGGTAATTGTCTTTGATCAGGAAAACCCAGACTTAGCCAAAGAGGTAATTGACAACTTTTACACGGACTACAAACAGCGTAAACAGCTACCAGAATCAAAGCGCGAATCCTTACCGCCATTGATTCTAATTCTGGATGACTGGTTAGTGATTGCTGACCAATTAAGTAAGCATTACTCCGACTGGAATTATGGGGGTAAATTACTTGACGTTTTACTGATTGGTAGAGAGTTTAATACTAAGTTTATTGCTTCCCTACAGTCTTTTAATCTGGCAGCATTGGGCATTGAAAAGATGGACGCTCAAACTCGTCTCTGTCTCAATTTACTGCTCTTAGGTAACAGGTATGTCAAGAACGGAAGGGAGCAAGAATCTTATGGGGTGCTGGAACTGATTTTAAATAGAGGTGACATTATTCCAGGTAAGCAAGAGCGGGAGCAAATTAAATCTAAATACTTGTCAGTGAAAGCAGTCTCTTATCAAAACCTCCGTCCAGTGATGATTGCTTCCGTTGGTGGTTTTGTTGTGGCATTAATGCCTCTTTTATCTAATAAAGTCAACTCCATTGCTTCGGAGCAGGAATATCTAGATAGAGTATTTGACCTAGAATTTAATCTAAATGCTGCTCACAATGTACATCAAAAGCCATTATCTGAAGTGGCTAAAAAGATTTATGAATACTTCCAGAATGTGAAGTCAAAAACGCCAAAAACATTACGTGATTTGAAGAAGGCAGATAGGTTATCCGGCTATTCAGAGCAAGAATTAATTGATGGATTAGCTGAATTAGTTAAGACTGCTCAGGTAAATTCTGATGGCAATGATAGCTACTCTCTGCCTGATTGGTGAAGGTAATGCCGTAATGCCGTGGTGAGAATCAGGTCTGTTTTACGGGCTTTAATGGGTGTCCACGGCATACGGCACAATCACGGCAATCCATACCCTGTATAGGTCGTAGCCTACGGCACTGCTACGGCAGCACGGACACCCACGGCAGAAGCATCAATAATAAGTCCGCCAATAAACAGCCATTTATTATTAGAGGATTAATCAAATCATGCTGAAAATAGTAATTGTTGAACCAGAAACATTCACGCTCTTAGGCATCAAAGCTGCTATTGAACAATCTCCAGATATAGAAGTAACTGGTGATGCCACCAGTGGAAAGCTGGGTTTTCAGTTAATTGAACAGACCAACCCTGATGTTGTGTTAGTTGATTTACTCTTACCCGACATGAGTGGTTTAGAACTGACTAGCTCAATCAAAAGGAAAACTAATAGTAAAGTGGTGATTTTTACTAATCAGACTCATTCCGACTTTATTAAGTCGGCTTTTCGTCATGGGGCTGATTCTTATATGCTCAAAAGTGCTGATATAGAATTGATTGAACTAGCCATCAAGAGAGCTTACTCTGATGAATGCCTGCTTGACCCGAAGCTGGCTAAAAAACTGTTAAAAAACCTTGATAAAAATAGATATATTGACCCCAACTCCGTTGACAAAAACTTGCTTGACTCTCCCACCGAACGACAAATACAAGTCCTGCGTTTACTGGCTCAGGGTTTAGGTTTTGAACAGATTGCCAAAGAAATGTTTCTCTCTGTTAGTACAGTCAAACATTACGCCAGTGATTTGTACAGTAAATGGCACGTCAAGAACAGTTATGAGGCAATAAAAAGAGGGGCGATGCTTGGTTATATTGACTATAACTTGATTGTGAATGAATGATGTATTGGTGAGGATAGCGAAAGGATTAAGTTGGATATTGGTGGTAGTTAACTTTTCTCTATCTTCCTTCTTAAGAGCGGCTGGCTACCTACCCATGTTCATTACCCTTCTTAAAAAAAGCCTTTGGTGATGCTCGACAGAGATTCTGTCGAGCATCTTTATGGCTATTGCTTTGGTTCAGACAAAAGACTCATACTATGGTATCCTCTGCGATTAAGCGTGAATTCTGGCGGTAGAAAGAGGAAATCAAGTTAAAACGTTAAAATTCTGGAATTGTTCATGGTATATCTGTATCCAAAAAGAAATTTGTATACAGCACCCAACCATGCCCCAGGACTTCTCCGGTCAAAATCTTTGTGGGCGCTCCTTCAAGGGACAAAAACTTGAGGGTGCAAATTTTAGTTATGCAGATATCAAGAGTGCAGATTTTACAGATGCAAATCTGAGGGGGGCAAACTTTAGCCATGCTACTGCTGGACTACAAAAGCGTTGGGCTATTTTTTTAGTCTGTATTTCGTGGTTACTATCTGGATTTTTAGGATTTTTTTTAGTTTCTACTGGAGCTTTAATAGCTTTTATATTTAACAGTTCAAGACCAGAAAATCTGGTTACAGGCTGGACTGTCTTAATAGTAATAATTGTTGTTTTTTTAGTCATCCTTCGCGAAGGATTAAACTCAGCCCTCGCCGTCGCCGTACCCGTCACTGGAACCTTAGTCGTCATTGCAGCCGTCGCCGTACCCGTCGTCTTCGCCGGATATGGAGCCGGAGCAATCGCCATCGCGGGATCTGGAATATTGGCTGTACCCGTCGCCTTCGCCTTTGCCGGAGTCGTCACCGTTGCGGGATCTGGAGTATTCGCTGTACCCGTCGCCGTCGCCGTCGCCTTTGCCGTCGCCGTCACCGTTGCGGGATCTAGAGTATTCGCCGTCGCTGTCGCCTTTGCCTTTGCCGTGACCGGAGTAGTCGCCTTCGTCGTCGGAACCTCCGCCTTTGCCTTTGCCGTGACCGGAGTAGTCGCCTTCGTCGTCGGAACTTCCGCCTTTGCCGTCGCCGGAATTTTACTTAGTGCTTTCATTGCTTGGAGAGCAATAAGAGGGGATGAAAAATACACTCCTATTCGCAACATCGCTGTCAACCTTGCTGCAACAGGAGGTACAAGCTTTCATGGCGCTGACTTAACGGATGCTGATTTCACCCAAGCTACGCTCAAAAGTACAGATTTGCGAAACACTATCCTTATCTGTAGCTGTTGGCATCAAGCTAAAATGCTTGACCGTGTTCGTCCTGGTTCAACTTATCTGCAAAACTCACAAGTACGTCAACTGTTGGTTACAAAACAAGGACAAGACAAAAACTTTGACCGTCAAATTTTGCGGGGTATCAACTTAAAAGCAGCTAACCTAGCAGATGCCAGCTTTATTGGTGCTGACCTCAGTGAAGCCAATTTGCAAGATGCCGATTTGTCAAGGGCAAAGCTAAAGCAAACCCAACTAGACGGCACAGATTTAACAGGTGCAACACTCACCGGAGCTTTCATTGAAGATTGGGGAATCACGAATACAACTAAATTAAATGGAGTGCGGTGTGAATACGTTTATATGCGACTGCCTACAAAAGAAAACCCTGATCCACTTCGCAAACCTGATAACAATAAAGAAGTGTTTGCAGATGGGGAGTTCGGTGATTTCATTCAACCTATTTTTGATACACTTGACCTCTACCACAACCAAGGAGTTGACCCAAGGGCGATCGCAATTTCCTTTAAGCAGTTAGCAGAAAATCACCCAGAGGCGGATTTACGAATTGTTGGCATGGAAGTACGAGCTGAAGATAAATTTTTGCTTCGTGCTAAAACCGCAGATACGGCTGACAAGTCCCAACTGAGTGCAGAATATTTTGATAGTTATAACGAGACAAAAAGCTTGCCAGAGCGAGAAATTCAATTACTACTAGAAGAAAAAGATAGTAGAATTCGTAGTTTAGAAACTATGGTAATGACGGCGCTAGAGCGTCCCAGCTTTTATTCAAATATCCAAGTTGAAGAGGTAGGTACTATGACTAACAACCCCGGTGGCTTTTCAGTTGGTGGTTCAGTTGGCGGCGATATCAGAAACTTGCAAGGCGATAAGAACCGCGCAACTCAAGGTGACAATAACCAAGGTGTGCTTGGTGATGGTAATCAGGTGACGCAACAAAATCAAGTGGGTGCAGACACCGGAGAATCACTAACTAAAGAGGATGTTGTCAAGTTACTGGCACAATTAGAAACTTTAATTAAAGGGGCAGAACTCCCAGCCGACACTAAAGAAGAAGTAATTGAAGATTTGAGTGCAGCTAAGAAAGCCACAGATAAAGAAGAACCAAACAAGCAACGTGCATTAGAGCGTTTGGGAACTGTGGCAGAAACACTTGAAAAAACAAGTAAGGGCGTGGAAGCTGGTCAGAAAGTCTGGACAATAGCCAAGCCGATTATTGTGAAAGTTGCAACTTGGTTAGGTGTTGCTGCTGGTTCTCACCTGTTGGGATTGTAGAACGCATTTATGAGTCAGCTACCTGAGAACTTTGAACCACGGCAGCCTGATAGTTCCGCACCTGAAAATGTAGTAGAGGGGAATCAAAACCGAGCCGTTCAGGGTAATGATAACCAAGCTGTTCTGGGGGATGGCAATACTGTTAATCAAGAGCATAACAACTGGATTATCAATACTCTGAATGTTTTATTAAATCAGCAGACAACAACACCAGTAGGCAACCCTGCTCGACCAAATAATCAACGAATACTACTAGCCGCAGTCAAAGAAGAAGTTACAGCACGGTTAAGGCAATCTCTACACAATGCTGTGCTAATTAATTTAGGTAAAGAGTCGCAACCGCAACAAGTAAAGCGCCCTTGGGATGCTGAGATAAAAATTGGCTTAAAGCCTGCTGTACCTCTCCCAGATACCACAACTGTTTTGTCAGTTTTTGAGTCAGAAGAAATTGCAGGTAAACTGTTAATACTGGGTGCGCCAGGGGCAGGAAAGACGACTACACAATTAGAACTGGCTCAAGAATTAATTAAACGTGCAGAAGAACAGCCTGATTATCCCGTTCCTGTTTTATTTAATTTATCGTCTTGGAAAGATGACCGCCAATCTATAACTGATTGGTTAGTGGTTGAACTCAAATCTAAATATGGTGTTTCAACTAAACTTGGTCAAGATTGGGTAAACAATCACCAATTACTACCATTGCTTGATGGTTTGGATGAACTTGAACCACAGCGTCAAGAACTTTGTGTCCAAAAAATTAATCAGTTTTTAGCAGGTGAAACTAGACCAATTTCTCTAGTTGTTTGTAGCCGCATTGAGGAATATAGTAACTACTCTACTCAATTACAACTTAACGGTGCTATCTACTTACAGCCTTTAAGCAATAATCAAATTTGTGATTATCTAACCTCTATAAATTATATAGAACTGTGGTCAACTATCAGTAGCGACTTAGACTTGCTAGAGTTGGTTAAAACTCCCTTACTACTTAGCATTACTGTTTTAGCTTCTCAAGAAATATCTGTTGAAGCATGGCAACATTTGAATTCTACAGCAGACCGTCTTCAGTATTTGCTAGATGCCTATGTGGGGCGGATGTTGACACGGAATATTAATAGTAGGGCATATTTCAAGAATAAAACTCCTAATCCTAAACAAACCCGACTGTGGCTTGTTTGGTTAGCTCAACAAATGCAAAGGGAAGCTAAAACTGAGTTCTTAATTGAAGAAATGCAGCCTAGTTTATTAAAAACTAAAATCCTCAAAGTTATTTATAATTTGATTGTCTGGGGAGTTATACAAATGCTGATTTATGGACTGATTTATGGGCTGAGTTTTGGGCTGATTGGAGGGCTGATTGGAGGGCTGAGTTTTGGGCTGATTGGAGGGCTGATTGGAGGGCTGATTAATGGTTTATTTGGTGAGATAATAGAGTATAAACTTGAAAATATAGGTTTAATTAGGTCTAATAATTTTTTTAACAAAACCATTATAAAATGGCTGATTTTTGGGCTGAGTTTTGGGCTGATTTCTGGGCTGAGTTTTGGGCTGATTGGAATGCTGAGTGTAGGGCTGAGTGTAGGGCTGAGTGTAGGGCTGATTTCTGGGCTGATTGGAGATAAAATTGAAGCAATTGAAACCCTAAAATTTTCTTATCATAATTTCAAAAATGCGCTGAGTGTAGGGCTGATTTTTGGGCTGAGTGTAGAGCTGATTTCTGATCTGATTTCTGGGCTGAGTGTAGATCTGATTTTTGGGACGATTTCTGGGCTGATTTCTGGGCTGATTTCTGGGCTGATTTCTGGGCTGTTTTATGGGCTGATTTTTGGATTTCATGGGTTAGAGATAGAAAATAAAACTATTCCTAACCAAGGTATTTGGCAATCTGCTAAAAATACAGTAAAGTTATCAACATTGTTTTTTTTACCTTCCACAATATTAATCTTTTTGATTCAACGAATTCTACAAAAGAATAGTTTAAATGAAGCTTTAATTTTTAGCTTGGTGTCTGGATTACTTTTGGGATTATTGGTGGCGATACCTAGAAGCGGAACACCCGTTATTAAACACTTTACCCTACGCCTCATTCTCTACCGCAACGGCTACATCCCCTGGAACTACGCCCGTTTCCTCAACTACTGCACCGAGCGATTATTTCTCCAGCGTGTTGGTGGCCGCTATCGCTTCATCCACAAACTGCTGCAAGAGCATTTCGCCAAAATGGAGTTCAAGCGGAATTAGGAAGATACAACCAACTCACGCGGAGAGAGTCATAGTCAATTCCTTGTGGAAACGAGGGCGATCGCCATCGCCTGACTTGCGCCAAAATTGATATCAACTTTGATATCAATGCCCCACCAGAGTAAGCGATTGCCACCGGCTCATGGCGGTTACGCCATCGCTTGGAGCAATTCTGTATTTGGCACGCAACAAAGCCAAAGTAGTATCAATAACTATGCCGATTGACATCTTTGATCACAAAATTGGCATGAAAGTAAAAATAATTACAAAATTTACTTAGAAGGCAAAAAGTATTAATCCCAGGCATTCCAGAATCGGAAAAATCTCTTTTTGTGTTTGGGATGGAAGGAGAAGAGTGTATTTTGCGTTGGTGATGTGTGTAATGATATAACACGTTAATGAAAAGGTGCATTGTCATTAACGATAAAAATGAATAAGTTAAGTACATATACTGAAAGTTCTATTACCTCTGTGGCTTTGAAGCTGCAAGCGTCAAATGATTTTTTGGCGGAGTTGCAGCAGAAGGCTAAGACGACGCAACGGGGGTATGCTGGCAATATACGGATATTTTTTGAGTATTTTTTGCAAAGGGAGCCGAATCAGAAGGATGTTGAGGAGTTCTGGGGGTTGGATGACCAGACGGCTAACGGGTTAATCCTCAAGTTTAAGAATCATTTGGTGGCATCGGGTAGGAAGGCGGCAACTATTAACCGGTACTTGGCCGCCCTCAAGTATTTAATCAAAGTGGGACGGAACCTCAAGCACTGCCGATATCACTTTGATAGCGACCGCATTGAGTCAATGATTGTGACTAAGTACAGGGATACGCGGGGTGTTGTAGTTGATGAATACAACAAAGTTTTTGATGTAATTGATATCACTTGCACCAAGGGAAAGCGGGATTATGCTTTATTTCTGCTGCTTTGGGCAAATGTTTTGCGGCGGGGGGAGGTGGCGAAGTTAATGGTAGGAGATTTTGATTACCACGATTTGACTTTAACTGTTTACGGCAAGGGTAAGGGCAATGATTCTACTAGGATTGACTTAAACCCAGAAGTTGCAGAGGCGGTTAGCGATTGGTTGGGTTGTCGTACAAATATTAAACCCAGCGATCCTTTGTTTATCGCGCTTGACTTCCACAATTATGGACACCAACTCACCGGCGATGGTATTTACGCCATTGTGAGAAAAACCTGTGAACGTGCTGGCATCAAAAAGCGGATGACACCCCATAAAATCAGGCATTCGGGGATTACCGATGCGCTGGATTTGGCGTCAGGTGACTACCGAAAGGTGCAGCATTTGAGCCGTCATGCTGACCCCAGGACTATTTTGGTTTACGAGGACAATAAGAATCAGTATCAGTTGGAGTTAACTAATAAGTTAGCAGCCCGTGTTGGTAAAAGGCGGCAATCCCAATAACAATTTTCGGCTCAAATAGGGAATTATGCCCGTAGATGACGAACTAGCGAATTAAATAAAATAAATCAAATCCAACTTTCTACAGGAAATTCCCTGACTTGACGCATTCTTTGAAAATCACTATCTGATGTAACGAGAATTAATGAATGGCGTAAAGCTGTAGCAGCAATCCACAGGTCATTTTCACCGATGCCAATTTCTTGTAGTTGAGTTGTTTTGCGTTTACTCTTTTCTTTGGCTGCAAATCTTTTAATAATTTCCGACTTGAAATCTCCGTAAATTTCTGCCGTTTCATCATCAATTGGATAAATATCAATTCGGTTGAGAAATGCGCGAATTTTGATGAGATTTGCAGTTTTTTGTTGGGAGTTTTGTGCCATGAATCTGAGTTCACCTGCCACAATAGTACTGGTGGCGAGTGTAACCTTACCTAGTTCCCGAAAGTGATTGACAACTTTTGGTTCACCTTCTATCAAAAAAGTGCAATGATTTGTGTCAAGCAAATACATTCTTAAAATTCCAGTGGCATACGAGTATCATGAACAAGCTGAAGACATTCTCTGATATCATCACCTGACCAAGTTCCTGCAAATTCTAGTAAATCTTCAGCTGTAGAACCACGTAAGTTATTTGTACTTGACTGTTTTGCTGTATGACTGGTTTTGATTTCTCGAATAAAATTAAGTGCTTCTGTTAACAATTCTGGTGGTAAAGTTTCTATTTCTTGGATTAGTAATTCTTTGCTAGTCATCTTCTACCTCTAATCATCGTCCTTACTTTCCACATTGTAAACGGTAGGAATAGCGGTTCTTCCGCCGTGCTGCTGACGCACTTTCTCCCGTGCTAGTTCACCCGCACGCTCTCCTCATTCAGCAACGACTCAATTTTATTTAGAATTTCGCCTTGGCGTAAATTCACCAATTAGTAAATCTATATTTTCACCTTGCTGCCATTTCACCCAGACAGCCATTAGAAAATCTACCAATTCGCTTTTATCAATCTCTACGCCACGTCTTTTGAGTTTGAGTAATTCTTCCTCTACATCTAAATCTGTTGAGCGTTTCACATAATAGGTGCGCCCAATCCAAGCATCATCAGACCGCTTACCTGTTGCAGGTCTGCCACGTTTACGGGGTTCTTCTTGAATTGGCGCTGTCTTTTGTGGTGTTGGAGTCTGTGTCACGTTACTCTCTGTAGTTGCCTCAGTAGGAAGTTCTGGCTCAATTTGTGCTTCCTCTTTGGTTTCAAATAACTTTTTAAAAGGGCTAGGTTTAGGGTTGCTCATGACAATATCTCCTTACCCACCTCTTGATACTCCCGCCATGCTATTTTGCTGCTGCGGTCTTTTACTTGGTAAACTGGCAGCCCCTCCAATGCCGCTTTTTCATAAACAGCAAATCGTCTAATCCCATGTTGAAATAGTGGTATTCCCTCTGCCGACAATGCTTCCCGTGCCTGCTGTCCGGTTAAGCGAGGGGCTGGGGGAATAATTGTGAGCAACACACGATAGCGATCGCTGCCCAATGATTTGAGAGCGCCTACAGTCTGCAACAGTGCATCCATCGCTAAAGCATCAGGGGTAGTAGGCAGAATTAATAGATTGCACCCATCTGCGAGTGCTTCTAAATCTTCGTGGCTTGGTCTAGCTGCGGTGTCAATAACTACATGGTCAAAATTACGGCTGTGCATAGGAGCTTGTAGTAAATCCACAACTTTAAAGGGTAATGCTCCTCGCTTTGCCCATCCTGTAGCACTATGGTTTGGGTCGCCATCAACCAGTAAGGTGCTGCCATGCTGAGATAGAAAGCAAGCAATGTGGATGGCGCTTGTCGTTTTAGCGACACCTCCCTTGAAACTGGCAAGGGTGATAATCACGAGATGTACTC is a window encoding:
- a CDS encoding ParA family protein, which produces MIITLASFKGGVAKTTSAIHIACFLSQHGSTLLVDGDPNHSATGWAKRGALPFKVVDLLQAPMHSRNFDHVVIDTAARPSHEDLEALADGCNLLILPTTPDALAMDALLQTVGALKSLGSDRYRVLLTIIPPAPRLTGQQAREALSAEGIPLFQHGIRRFAVYEKAALEGLPVYQVKDRSSKIAWREYQEVGKEILS